AGTCGGGATGAGGAGAACCAATTTTGGTTCTGTCATTATCATCAACTACGCCATCTGGCACTCCGTCTGGACCAGAAACATCTTCATAAACCCACCTTCCGTTTTCATCGAATCCAGCAATCTTACGACCAAAGAAGTAAGAGATAGGCTCACCTTCCTCAGTTCTTGTATAAGCACCTGCCCAGCTTGTTAACGCATTACCGTTAATTGCTGTTCCGTTAATAAGCGAAACAACCTCGTTTCTGTAGTGAGACAAGTTGAATTGCGCTCCAAATGAGAATCCGGAATCCCAGGTATTGTTATAGCCAACAGACCAGTCAACACCCGTGTTCTTCACCTCACCTAAGTTTACAAATGGTGGTGGTGATTCAGGGCCGGTAGTAGGAATCAAGTTAGAGTTTCTTGCAAAAAGACCATCAGTTATGATCTGATAGAATTCGATAGAAGTCGTTAATTTACTTCCGAAGAAATCCAGTTCCGCACCAATGTTACTTGTAACACTCTTTTCCCAACGAAGGTTTTCGTTACCAATTTGTGCTAGGATAGCACCACTTGCAGCATTAGACTGTCCGCCCCAAACATAAAAAGCATTTCCTTGATTGAATTCATAAAGGGTTTTTGTAGGGTTATTTACCGGTAGGTCTTGACTACCCAGTTCTCCCCAGGATGCCTTTAACTTAAATCTGTTTAAAACACCTGAGTTATTGAACCAGTCTTCATTACTCATTACCCAACCACCACTAAATGATGGGAAAACGTCTGATTTGTTGTCACCAGCAAAACGAGAACTCTTATCCCAACGTACAGTTGCAGTTAAGAAATATTTAGATTTGTAATTGTAATCAGCTGATCCAAATACAGACCATAGGGTATTTCCATTGGCATAAGCCCAGTCAACGGCAGGATCTCCAAAACCATTGCTTAACAAATAAAAATCCGGAGATTCGTTAAAGTAATCAGTTCTGCTGATCTGTTTACCTTTGTTGAAATTCTCCACGGCTTCTGTTGCTACAAACGCGCTTATATTGTGATCATCAGCGATCGTTGTATTGTACATTAATATATTTGTCCAGGTCCAAGAATAGAAATTCTGATCTTGTTCTACCAAATTGTTTACAGTAATTGCTTCACCATGTTCCGGATCCAAAGGAGTAAATGCTCTTTGATCAAAAGCCTGGATCGAACCGGCGAACGTAGTCTTAAAGGTCAAACCTTCAATAAATTCATACGAAAGATAAACGTCTCCAAAAACTCTAAAGTTGTTGATGTAGTTATCTTTAGCTCTGTAGGCTAACGCATAAGGCTGTCGCGTATTTGACAAGTCAGTTGAGTTAGAGTAGGTTCCAGAGAAATTACCGTCAGTATCATATACCCCCATTAACGGAGTAGCTCTTAAAGCTGATTCCAGAGCCTCGCTGTTTCCGTATTGCTGTGTAGACCAGGATGCATTCAGGTGTTGACCGATTTTCAATTTTTCAACCGGCTTGAATTCATTGTTCACCTGGATGTTACCTCTTGCAAAACCAGTGTGTTTAACAACACCACCTCTGTTCAAATAACCAACAGACATAAAAGACTTGCTCGTTTCTGTACCACCTTGCATAGATACTGTAGCCTGAACCGTTGGAGCCGCCTGAGTGATCTCACTCCACCAGTCTGTTCCGCCTGGCTGAACCTCTACTGTAAGGCCTTCTCCTTTAGAACCGGTAAGGTCCAAAACATCAGGAATAACAGGTCCATTCGGGTCATTTCCGTACTGAACATGGCCTCTGAAATCTCCACCAGTCTGTTGAACGTCATAGGCATATCCTTCCCAAAGCATATCAGCATGTTGCTGGATGTTTAACATGTCAGGAATTCCGATTGCGTTAGCAACACCCGTATAGATATCAACAGTTATTGTTGATTTCTCCATATTGTAGCTACCAGATTTTGTAGTTACAATGATAACCCCGTTAGATGCCCGTGATCCGTAGATCGCAGCAGCACCGTCTTTCAAAACGTTCATCTGATCGATGTCAGCAGGGTTAATAGAAGTTAATACATTTGGGTCCGTAGTCTGAACTCCGTCAATAATGTAAAGAGGTCCTGTACCATTGGTTGAACCAATACCACGGATATTTACATTAGGAGCAGTACCCGGAGAACCGTTGCTCAATACCTGAACACCAGTTACACGACCCTGAAGCGCTTCTGCGGCGTTCACGGTAGGAACTTTTAAAGCTTCTTCCATATCAACCGAAGCAACCGATCCTGTTATGTCTCCTCTTGTTTGAACAGCATAACCAGTAACAACTACCTCCTCAAGGGTGTTGTCCCCTCCGGCAAGCGTAATGTTGATTACAGAATCACTTCCCACTGTTGCAGTTGAAGTGGTCATTCCGATGAAAGAAAACTCTAAAACGTCACCTTCATTGGCTTCAATAGAGTAATTTCCGTCGAAATCAGTAGTAACACCTGTGGAGGTGCCCTGAACAACTACAGCAGCACCGGGCAGCGGCCCGTCAGCGTCTGAAACTGTCCCTGTGATCGTCTTCTGTGCCATTGCAAAGCCACAGCTGAAGAAAATCCCCAGAATGATTAAACTTTTAAATAATTGTTTTCCCATAATAAATAATTATTAATTAATAAATTGATTGTAAGCGTGCAGTTTTTTGAGAAAAAACTACCAAAAAATATTTTCAATGCATAAGGATATAAGTTTAAATTTTGTTTTTAAAAATTAATATACAAATAACACAAAACGCCCTATGGATAACATTTTTTTAACAATTAAATTGAATTTGTACCCTAAGCGTTAATTTCTTCATAAATTTTAACCTGCAATATATAAAATATATCAATTCAATTCCAATAACATTATATTTTTAAATTCCACCGGATGACTCTCGCTTTGAAGCGAAATATACCCGTCTTTCAAGGGTTCCCCGGCTTTTTCCTCTAATGTATTGTATTCACCTCCAATAACAGGTTTGTTATATTCCAGAACCTGAGCACCATTTATGGAATGCTTTATCACCGAATCGCCTCTTACTTCAACCTCCAAATCGATCCATTGATCACCATAAAAAGTGTCTGAACCTGAATCGATACAATGTACAGTTACTAACTCATCATTCATGTGTACATGTGTCCCGGGAGAACATAAATTTGCGGTACTTCGCGGAGACCCTTCCTCCAGGCCGCCCAGTAACTGAACCTCCAGTGAAACCGGAAATGCCTGATCGATCTTCATGGATTGAGGATCCTGGCAATGAATCATGACCCCACTGTTTCTGTGCGCCCAGTTTTCTCCACCTTTTGCCTGATTTCCCACAAACCTGTATTTCATTTTCAATTTATAGTTACTGAAAGGTTTTTCATAAAACAGATGGCCAAATGAATTATCGAAATCTTTATACTCTTTGTAATCAACACAAATAGCGCTATCTCTCACTATAAAGGTGTTTTTCCAGTTTGTTTTGTAAGGATGACCGCTTATTTTCACGTTCCAGCCCTCCAGATCCACCCCGTTGAACAGTTGTATCCATTTTTCAGATTCTGCTGTGTTCTGATCAGCATTATCTTTTGGCGATTTGCAATTTAGTAATAAAATTGAAAAAATGATAAGAATAATGTAATGTTGAATAATGCCTTTCATTACTTTTAACGTATCAATTTCATACTGCAATTTAAACCCTTCATATAGTTCTACTCAATCGATTTCGTAAAGTTTTACAATTTATATTAACAATAATCAAAGGTGATTTTCAATAAAAATTTTGTAAAACTGCCACCAAATTAATTACTTTGCCCTTCAACCGTGTTCAAAATATTTCAGTGAAAGTCAGTATACATAAAATAGAACCTTACCGGGCTGAGGGTGTCGTTTATCATGCCGACACCTGTTTACCCCTTATCGATGCAGTTGCCCGCGAAAAGTTAAAGTTCAAGGCTTTGGCCCGTTATACCTATCCGGGAGATCGATTAACTGAAGATACAAAGGGTTTAAATTCAATTGGATACTGGGATGCAGCTGAACCTCAGGACTGGGGCCTTGACTGGCACAGAAACGAGGGGATTGAAATACATTTTTTGGAGTCAGGAACGATGCCTTATTCTCAGGAAAAAAGTCAGACAGTCTTGATGCCCAACGACCTGACCATAACAAGGCCCTGGGAGGCCCATAAAGTAGGGAGCCCGAAAATTGGTATGGGTAAATTTTATTGGGTGATCATAGACCTGGGGGTAAGAAGGCCGCACCAGGAATGGGAATGGCCGGAATGGGTTATGATGACAAAAAATGACCTCGACCGATTGACCAAGATACTCAGACAGGATGATCAATGGCTCTGGAAATCAAGTCCAAAAATCAGGGAATGTTTTTACAAAATAGGTGTTGCTGTAGATGGTGATAATACGGGAGACAGTGCCTCCAGGATCAGGTTGCTGGTCAATGAGCTTTTGTTGCTTCTTCTGGAGCTGATAGATTCGAAGGAGGTTGTGCTGAATGAGTCCCTGACCGACAGTTCAAGAAGCGTCAAATTGTTTTTGAGCGAGCTGGACAAAAACCTTTCTGAAAACTGGACCATTGAAAAGATGGCTGATTCAGCAGGAGTCGGGCTTACCCGTTTTACATACCATTGCAGACAATTGACAAACACTACACCAATGCGTTATCTGGCCATGAAAAGAATTGAAAAGGCCAAAGATATCATGCAGGAAAGCCCGGAACTAAGTGTGGCTGAAGTGGCTTATAGTTGTGGATTTGCAACGAGCCAGTATTTTTCTACGGTTTTTAAAAAGCAGGAAAAATGTACGCCACTGGAATTTAAAGCAGGTTTGATTCAATCTGTATAATATAGTTCACCGACAATCCTGAATTCTATTACGGTACTTTTGTGAAAAAATGAATTTATCGTAACTCCCTTGTCTGACCGAGAGTTAATTATGAATAACTCTGGGTTAAAATTGTATAATTTCTTTCACTGAATAATAATACACAGTTTTACCCTTTTTATCGCTTAATTTCACAGTCCTAAAATTCAGTTTAAATTTATCGAAAATGAGAAACACCAATAAAATGCTAAGACAATACGGATTCATTCTTTTATTGTCCATCGCACTGATCAGTTGCGGGAAAAAGGAAAAAGAAGCTGTAAAGGAACAGACAGTTACGGAAACAGCAGAAGTTCAAAAGCCATTTTTTAAATTATCACTGGCCCAGTGGTCTTTACACAAGGCAATTTTTGCAGGAGAGCTAAGCCCGATTGACTTTGCACAGAAAGCGAGTGAATTAGGATTTGATGGTATCGAATATGTAAGTCAGTTATATACAAAAGAGCTGGAGAAAGGAGATGACCCTCAGGCAGCCATGGATAATTTGCTTAAAACCCTTAAAGAAAACAGCGAAACATATAATGTGGCTAATGTGCTCATCATGGTGGATGGCGAAGGTCATTTAGCTACGGTGAATGATGAGGAAAGAGCTCAAACGGTAGAGAATCATAAAAAGTGGGTGGATGCTGCCAAATATTTAGGTTGTCATTCCATTCGTGTCAATGCACACGGTGAGGGTACTTACGAAGAAGTTGCTGAAGCCGCAGTTAAGGGATTGACGGCGCTTTCAACCTATGCTGCAACTCAAGGTATCAACGTACTTGTGGAAAATCATGGAGGTTATACTTCAAACGGGCAATGGCTGGCAGAAGTCATGTCAAAAGTAAACATGCCAAATTGCGGGACCTTACCGGATTTTGGAAATTTCTGTATGACTGAAGGTTATGGTTCAATCAACAGTAAAGAATGTGAAGATCCTTATGATATATATAAAGGTGTAGAAGAACTGATGCCTTTTGCAAAAGCAGTAAGTGCAAAAAGTTATGATTTTGATGCTGAGGGGAATCAACCAAAGATCGACTATGCTAAAATGCTTCAGATCGTAAAAGATGCGGGATACGAAGGTTTTGTTGGAGTTGAATATGAGGGAGGCAATTTATCTGAGATCGATGGGATCAATGCGACCAAGGCACTTTTATTGAAATCTGCAGAACAGCTTTAATATTTTTTTGAAAAGAGAATTAAACTGAGCATTATTGATATGAATTAAACATTTTTCGTATGGGTTCAAAGATCAGATTGGGAATAATCGGAGGCGGTGGTGACTCTTTGATAGGAGTTTTGCATCGTGTGGCCTCCAGTATGTTTGATCGCTATGAACTGGTAGGAGGCGTATTTAATCCTGACTGGGAGGAAAATATCGGTTTCGCAGAGCAGATTGGATTAAAAACAGACAGGGTTTATAAAGATTTTGAAACCCTGATATCTGAAGAAGTAAAACTTCCTAAGGCTGAACGTATGGAGGTCATATCCGTACTTACGCCAAATTTTCTTCATTATCCAATGGCCAAAAAACTTTTGGAAAATGGTTTTCATGTGATCTGCGAGAAGCCTTTAACCACTACTTATGAAGAGGCCCTTGATCTGAAAAAGACCAAGGATTTGTCAAATAGCATTTTTGCCGTGACCTATACGTACACGGGTTATCCTATGATCAGGCAAATGAGAAAAATGATTGAAGAAGGGGTGCTCGGGGAAATTCAAAAGGTAGATGTTCAGTATTTTCAGGGATGGATCAATCCTATTATTCACGATGCTGATAAAAGAGCGGCAACATGGAGGTTGCAACCCGATAAATCAGGAATAAGTTGTTGTATCGGTGATATCGGTACGC
This DNA window, taken from Lutimonas zeaxanthinifaciens, encodes the following:
- a CDS encoding sugar phosphate isomerase/epimerase family protein; the encoded protein is MRNTNKMLRQYGFILLLSIALISCGKKEKEAVKEQTVTETAEVQKPFFKLSLAQWSLHKAIFAGELSPIDFAQKASELGFDGIEYVSQLYTKELEKGDDPQAAMDNLLKTLKENSETYNVANVLIMVDGEGHLATVNDEERAQTVENHKKWVDAAKYLGCHSIRVNAHGEGTYEEVAEAAVKGLTALSTYAATQGINVLVENHGGYTSNGQWLAEVMSKVNMPNCGTLPDFGNFCMTEGYGSINSKECEDPYDIYKGVEELMPFAKAVSAKSYDFDAEGNQPKIDYAKMLQIVKDAGYEGFVGVEYEGGNLSEIDGINATKALLLKSAEQL
- a CDS encoding 3-keto-disaccharide hydrolase, with protein sequence MKGIIQHYIILIIFSILLLNCKSPKDNADQNTAESEKWIQLFNGVDLEGWNVKISGHPYKTNWKNTFIVRDSAICVDYKEYKDFDNSFGHLFYEKPFSNYKLKMKYRFVGNQAKGGENWAHRNSGVMIHCQDPQSMKIDQAFPVSLEVQLLGGLEEGSPRSTANLCSPGTHVHMNDELVTVHCIDSGSDTFYGDQWIDLEVEVRGDSVIKHSINGAQVLEYNKPVIGGEYNTLEEKAGEPLKDGYISLQSESHPVEFKNIMLLELN
- a CDS encoding Gfo/Idh/MocA family protein, giving the protein MGSKIRLGIIGGGGDSLIGVLHRVASSMFDRYELVGGVFNPDWEENIGFAEQIGLKTDRVYKDFETLISEEVKLPKAERMEVISVLTPNFLHYPMAKKLLENGFHVICEKPLTTTYEEALDLKKTKDLSNSIFAVTYTYTGYPMIRQMRKMIEEGVLGEIQKVDVQYFQGWINPIIHDADKRAATWRLQPDKSGISCCIGDIGTHAFDMIEFVTGLKVKKVLSDLNYVYEDNQMDVDGTVLIRFSENVKGVIRASQIATGEENSFVVKIYGQKAGLKWNQENPNYVEFLQEGKALKILKPGHAYNSPLSLDGTKLPPGHPEGIFDAMGNIYKGVARAIKGEPYDEAEYPTLEEGMRGMNFIEQTVASHLDGNVWKELD
- a CDS encoding SusC/RagA family TonB-linked outer membrane protein; protein product: MGKQLFKSLIILGIFFSCGFAMAQKTITGTVSDADGPLPGAAVVVQGTSTGVTTDFDGNYSIEANEGDVLEFSFIGMTTSTATVGSDSVINITLAGGDNTLEEVVVTGYAVQTRGDITGSVASVDMEEALKVPTVNAAEALQGRVTGVQVLSNGSPGTAPNVNIRGIGSTNGTGPLYIIDGVQTTDPNVLTSINPADIDQMNVLKDGAAAIYGSRASNGVIIVTTKSGSYNMEKSTITVDIYTGVANAIGIPDMLNIQQHADMLWEGYAYDVQQTGGDFRGHVQYGNDPNGPVIPDVLDLTGSKGEGLTVEVQPGGTDWWSEITQAAPTVQATVSMQGGTETSKSFMSVGYLNRGGVVKHTGFARGNIQVNNEFKPVEKLKIGQHLNASWSTQQYGNSEALESALRATPLMGVYDTDGNFSGTYSNSTDLSNTRQPYALAYRAKDNYINNFRVFGDVYLSYEFIEGLTFKTTFAGSIQAFDQRAFTPLDPEHGEAITVNNLVEQDQNFYSWTWTNILMYNTTIADDHNISAFVATEAVENFNKGKQISRTDYFNESPDFYLLSNGFGDPAVDWAYANGNTLWSVFGSADYNYKSKYFLTATVRWDKSSRFAGDNKSDVFPSFSGGWVMSNEDWFNNSGVLNRFKLKASWGELGSQDLPVNNPTKTLYEFNQGNAFYVWGGQSNAASGAILAQIGNENLRWEKSVTSNIGAELDFFGSKLTTSIEFYQIITDGLFARNSNLIPTTGPESPPPFVNLGEVKNTGVDWSVGYNNTWDSGFSFGAQFNLSHYRNEVVSLINGTAINGNALTSWAGAYTRTEEGEPISYFFGRKIAGFDENGRWVYEDVSGPDGVPDGVVDDNDRTKIGSPHPDFTYGLNLNAGYKGFDVSMFFNGSQGNDIYNHNKIFDFPIFPNGNRTTNVLDSWTPDNQNASMPALSNSLQGVEVNSNSFFVEDGSFFRLKNLQIGYSLPTETTDKMGMERFRIYLQGTNLFTVTSYGGIDPEVLPRSIGGQAENLNMGIDSRTYPLSQIFTIGLNVKF
- a CDS encoding helix-turn-helix domain-containing protein codes for the protein MKVSIHKIEPYRAEGVVYHADTCLPLIDAVAREKLKFKALARYTYPGDRLTEDTKGLNSIGYWDAAEPQDWGLDWHRNEGIEIHFLESGTMPYSQEKSQTVLMPNDLTITRPWEAHKVGSPKIGMGKFYWVIIDLGVRRPHQEWEWPEWVMMTKNDLDRLTKILRQDDQWLWKSSPKIRECFYKIGVAVDGDNTGDSASRIRLLVNELLLLLLELIDSKEVVLNESLTDSSRSVKLFLSELDKNLSENWTIEKMADSAGVGLTRFTYHCRQLTNTTPMRYLAMKRIEKAKDIMQESPELSVAEVAYSCGFATSQYFSTVFKKQEKCTPLEFKAGLIQSV